Proteins encoded together in one Bacteroides zoogleoformans window:
- a CDS encoding restriction endonuclease subunit S has protein sequence MKFIENLLQGAEVEWIPLGEVAEIGTGSSNRQDEVENGEFPFYVRSKNVLRSATYQFDETAIIIPGEGGIGDIYHFVKGKYALHQRAYRVHLHSDKLLDKFIYHFMRTCFKEYIISKSVGATATSIRKPMLEKFLVPHPCPNDSKKSLEIQRKLVDILDKFTELEAELDCRKRQYEYYRNQLLSFDMLNRGGQKLNNTKLIPLNKIGEIRMCKRILKGQTLESGDIPFYKIGTFGKKPNAYISKELFDEYMEKPLYFDPFGQTGLPTLAII, from the coding sequence ATGAAATTTATAGAAAACTTATTGCAGGGAGCAGAAGTAGAATGGATACCACTGGGAGAAGTGGCGGAAATTGGAACAGGAAGTTCAAACCGACAAGATGAGGTTGAAAATGGAGAATTCCCATTCTATGTGCGTTCAAAGAACGTATTACGTTCTGCTACCTATCAATTTGATGAAACAGCAATTATTATCCCTGGCGAAGGGGGAATAGGTGATATATATCACTTTGTCAAGGGTAAATATGCTCTTCATCAAAGAGCTTATCGTGTGCATTTACATAGCGACAAACTATTGGATAAATTTATCTATCATTTTATGAGAACATGTTTTAAGGAATATATTATATCTAAAAGTGTCGGGGCAACTGCAACTTCTATACGAAAACCTATGTTGGAGAAATTCTTAGTCCCTCACCCATGCCCCAACGATTCCAAGAAGTCCTTGGAAATCCAACGTAAACTTGTCGATATACTCGACAAGTTTACGGAGCTGGAAGCGGAGCTGGACTGCCGCAAGCGGCAGTATGAGTACTACCGCAACCAACTATTATCTTTTGATATGTTAAATAGGGGGGGGCAAAAGTTAAATAACACAAAACTTATTCCCTTAAATAAGATTGGAGAAATTCGTATGTGCAAGCGCATTCTTAAAGGACAGACTCTTGAAAGTGGTGACATACCCTTTTACAAAATAGGAACATTTGGCAAAAAGCCCAATGCTTATATTTCGAAAGAATTATTTGACGAATATATGGAAAAGCCACTCTACTTTGACCCTTTTGGCCAAACAGGATTGCCCACCTTGGCCATAATATGA
- the istA gene encoding IS21 family transposase, with amino-acid sequence MNKRIKNILRCYAAGMGIKETASTFHTSRNTVRKYVRLFLSSGKSIDHLLSLSEEQLHEMFGGTESRRREPSSKRIELEALLPGYVSRLTRKGMSVRKLFKEYHAEYPDGLQLSSFKRAVRQYKFHIKVVGHVEHYAADQMYVDFAGDRLEVVDEMTGETKKAEVFVAVLPFSHYTYCEAVWSQRKEDLIRGCENAMQYFEGVPAAIVPDNLKAAVTRSDRNEPVINDDFAAFAEHYGCAVYPARVRHPKDKALVENTVKLLYRSVYLDIEGMTFSSLDGLNTAIRISLLDFNEKVMAGREASRKEMFLRGEKDYLRPLPKKRYVMKERKLMTVGKNSYVSLFRHHYSVPKEYAGRRVTILYDADTVEIYCSMNLVAIHDRCDIPYTYSWKKEHNLPGHYGPYDKDLEELFRRASEIDNIVLNYLREVERVMQYPPKAFRSCRGILTLEKKYGRDRLVAACACAEQKLQYGYQALREVLELGEDADFLPDEDGRIQPDMTSPTPLTHKNIRGRDYYRKDKQEQ; translated from the coding sequence ATGAATAAAAGAATCAAGAACATTTTAAGATGTTATGCGGCAGGGATGGGTATCAAGGAAACGGCATCCACGTTCCATACTTCCCGTAACACTGTCCGCAAGTATGTCCGTCTGTTCCTTTCAAGTGGGAAAAGCATCGATCATCTTCTCTCCCTTTCCGAGGAGCAGTTGCATGAGATGTTTGGCGGTACGGAATCCCGACGTCGGGAGCCTTCTTCCAAAAGGATTGAATTAGAGGCTTTGCTTCCCGGATATGTATCCCGCCTGACACGCAAAGGGATGAGTGTCAGAAAACTGTTTAAGGAGTATCATGCTGAATATCCTGACGGTCTTCAGCTGTCTTCCTTCAAGCGGGCAGTCCGCCAGTACAAGTTCCACATCAAGGTCGTCGGCCATGTCGAGCACTATGCCGCCGACCAGATGTATGTTGATTTTGCCGGTGACAGGCTTGAAGTTGTCGATGAGATGACAGGCGAGACGAAGAAGGCCGAGGTCTTTGTCGCTGTCCTGCCGTTCAGTCATTATACCTACTGTGAGGCCGTATGGTCACAACGCAAGGAAGACCTGATAAGGGGATGTGAGAACGCCATGCAATATTTTGAGGGTGTCCCGGCGGCCATCGTTCCCGACAATCTGAAAGCAGCTGTCACACGGAGCGACCGTAACGAGCCGGTCATCAATGATGATTTCGCCGCCTTTGCCGAGCATTACGGTTGTGCAGTCTATCCTGCCCGTGTACGCCACCCCAAGGACAAGGCCCTGGTTGAGAATACCGTGAAACTTCTCTACCGTTCCGTTTACCTTGACATAGAGGGGATGACATTCTCCAGCCTGGACGGTCTCAATACCGCCATCCGTATTTCCCTGCTTGATTTCAACGAAAAGGTGATGGCCGGTCGGGAGGCGTCACGTAAGGAGATGTTCCTGCGTGGAGAGAAAGACTATCTCCGTCCGCTTCCTAAGAAACGCTACGTGATGAAAGAGAGAAAACTCATGACCGTGGGCAAGAACTCCTACGTCTCGTTGTTCAGGCACCATTACAGTGTCCCGAAGGAATATGCAGGAAGGCGTGTGACGATTCTCTATGATGCCGATACGGTGGAAATATACTGTAGCATGAACCTTGTCGCCATCCACGACCGCTGTGACATACCCTACACCTATTCATGGAAAAAGGAGCACAACCTGCCGGGGCACTATGGTCCTTATGACAAGGATCTTGAGGAACTCTTCCGACGTGCCTCGGAAATAGACAATATCGTATTGAATTATCTCCGGGAAGTGGAGCGTGTCATGCAATATCCTCCAAAAGCGTTCAGATCCTGTCGGGGCATACTGACGCTGGAGAAAAAATACGGCCGTGACCGTTTGGTCGCTGCCTGCGCCTGCGCAGAACAGAAGCTACAATACGGGTATCAGGCCTTACGCGAGGTGCTTGAACTGGGAGAAGACGCGGATTTCCTTCCTGATGAGGACGGGAGGATACAGCCTGACATGACATCCCCGACACCACTGACCCACAAGAATATACGTGGACGTGACTATTACAGAAAAGACAAACAGGAACAATAA
- the istB gene encoding IS21-like element helper ATPase IstB encodes MEINNKTAPVTGQQDQNTISLDLMSRMKLHGMAEAFRESLAGTTPQSMTADTFLSMLLAREWDYRAQAAIVRLTKNAAFRYKAYLEQIDYATNRGLERNQMERLATLDFVHKGQNLFITGSSGTGKSYLACALGHEACKRGFRTFYANAPKLLGALKVAKVKGTLETELKKIERCQLLILDDLFLVPLDAKERPILLEIIEDRHERKSTIITSQYPSSNWYDMVGDPTIADAILDRIIHTAHTIELYGESMRKLRSKKN; translated from the coding sequence ATGGAAATAAATAATAAGACAGCTCCCGTAACGGGACAACAAGACCAGAACACCATATCACTGGATTTGATGAGCCGCATGAAATTACACGGTATGGCGGAGGCTTTCAGGGAAAGCCTTGCCGGCACCACTCCACAGTCCATGACCGCGGACACCTTCCTTTCCATGCTCCTTGCACGCGAATGGGATTACCGTGCCCAGGCTGCCATAGTGCGGCTTACTAAGAATGCGGCGTTCCGATACAAGGCTTATCTCGAACAGATTGACTATGCCACAAACCGGGGCCTTGAGCGCAATCAGATGGAACGCCTCGCCACCCTTGACTTTGTACATAAGGGGCAGAACCTCTTCATTACCGGCTCTTCAGGTACAGGGAAAAGCTATCTGGCATGTGCCCTTGGCCACGAGGCATGCAAAAGGGGATTCCGTACTTTCTATGCCAATGCACCCAAACTGCTTGGTGCACTGAAGGTTGCCAAAGTCAAAGGTACACTTGAAACTGAGCTCAAGAAGATTGAGCGTTGCCAGTTACTCATCCTTGACGACCTGTTTCTTGTACCTCTTGATGCCAAGGAACGTCCCATCCTGCTCGAAATTATTGAGGACAGGCATGAAAGGAAATCCACTATCATAACCTCGCAGTACCCATCGTCCAACTGGTATGACATGGTTGGTGATCCGACAATAGCCGACGCCATCCTTGACCGAATCATTCATACGGCCCATACCATTGAGTTGTACGGTGAAAGTATGCGCAAGTTAAGGTCTAAGAAAAACTAG
- a CDS encoding type I restriction endonuclease subunit R, EcoR124 family, whose protein sequence is MKLSAAENKKFLLHPDRIREISQYILQNFRIKTHRNQGSGKGFNAMFAVNSVEAAKLYYEELNTLQKENEKPLKIATIYSFAPNEEQNAIGDIREESFEPSAMDSSAKEFLTKAIGDYNAMFRTSFGVDSKEFQNYYRDLAKRVKNQDIDLIIVVGMFLTGFDAPTLNTLFVDKNLRYHGLMQAFSRTNRIYDSTKTFGNIVTFRDLEQATIDAITLFGDKNTKNVVLEKSYEEYLKGFMDIITGEARKGYVDIVKELKEQFPQPDEIITEADKKAFVKLFGDYLKIENILQNYDEFTQLKELQKIDKENHNAVETFKDTHFLTEEEVSAMMEIDVLQERVAQDYRSTYNDIRDWFRKEREGKAPEVSKVDWDDVVFEVDLLKSQEIDLDYILELVFEHNKKTKDKDALVDEVRRIIRSSIGNRAKEELVIDFIHETDLDPIQDKASIISAFFAYAQKRQKEEAENLISEEKLNIEAAKRYIQTSLKHEFASENGTDLNAILPKMSPLNPQYLTKKQSVFQKIAAFIEKFKGIGGSI, encoded by the coding sequence GTGAAATTAAGTGCTGCAGAAAATAAGAAATTCCTGCTGCATCCTGACCGAATCAGGGAAATATCTCAATATATCTTGCAGAACTTCAGAATAAAGACCCATCGAAACCAAGGAAGCGGAAAAGGCTTTAATGCCATGTTTGCCGTGAACAGTGTGGAAGCTGCCAAACTGTATTATGAAGAGTTGAACACGCTACAAAAAGAGAACGAAAAGCCCTTAAAGATAGCTACAATATATTCCTTTGCTCCTAATGAGGAACAGAACGCCATAGGCGATATTCGGGAAGAGAGCTTTGAACCTTCAGCCATGGACAGTAGTGCCAAAGAGTTCCTGACAAAAGCGATTGGAGATTATAATGCTATGTTCAGAACAAGTTTTGGAGTGGACAGCAAGGAATTCCAGAACTATTACCGAGATTTGGCAAAAAGGGTCAAGAACCAGGATATTGACCTTATTATTGTAGTAGGAATGTTCCTCACCGGCTTCGATGCCCCTACGCTGAACACACTGTTTGTGGATAAGAATTTGCGCTATCATGGTCTGATGCAAGCATTCTCACGCACCAACCGTATCTATGACTCCACCAAAACATTCGGCAATATTGTCACGTTCCGAGATTTGGAGCAAGCCACGATAGATGCCATCACGTTGTTTGGTGACAAAAACACAAAGAATGTGGTGCTTGAAAAGAGTTATGAAGAATATCTCAAAGGTTTCATGGACATTATAACAGGCGAAGCACGGAAAGGCTATGTTGACATTGTGAAAGAACTCAAAGAGCAATTTCCACAACCTGACGAGATAATTACCGAAGCTGACAAGAAGGCTTTTGTAAAACTTTTCGGTGACTACCTGAAGATAGAAAACATTCTGCAAAACTATGACGAGTTCACACAACTGAAAGAGTTACAAAAGATAGACAAGGAAAATCATAATGCTGTTGAAACATTCAAGGATACACATTTCCTAACTGAAGAAGAAGTATCTGCCATGATGGAGATTGATGTACTGCAAGAACGAGTTGCGCAGGATTATCGTTCAACCTATAATGATATTCGAGACTGGTTTAGAAAAGAAAGAGAAGGAAAAGCTCCTGAAGTATCTAAGGTAGATTGGGATGATGTCGTATTTGAGGTTGACTTGCTCAAATCACAGGAAATAGACCTTGACTATATTCTTGAATTGGTATTTGAACATAATAAGAAGACAAAAGATAAAGACGCATTGGTAGACGAAGTACGTCGGATTATCAGATCAAGCATAGGAAATAGAGCCAAGGAGGAACTTGTCATAGATTTCATTCATGAGACAGATCTGGATCCTATCCAAGACAAGGCCAGTATCATTTCTGCTTTCTTCGCTTATGCACAAAAGAGACAAAAAGAAGAAGCTGAAAACCTAATATCTGAAGAAAAACTGAATATAGAAGCCGCAAAACGCTATATTCAAACTTCACTGAAACATGAGTTTGCCAGTGAAAACGGAACTGACCTCAACGCAATTCTCCCCAAGATGAGCCCGCTCAATCCGCAATACCTGACAAAAAAGCAAAGTGTCTTTCAAAAAATTGCAGCTTTTATTGAGAAGTTTAAGGGAATTGGAGGATCTATATAA